Proteins encoded by one window of Actinocorallia herbida:
- a CDS encoding ABC transporter permease, which translates to MKLKSAEAPALRKPRAPRGRVLRHLMTDRAAAAAAAFLLVLALVALFAPWIATHDPDRQNLALQLQGPSGDHWLGTDNFGRDLFSRLVSSTRVTLLAVLEALVLASVLGVPLGLLAGYAGGAVDAVLSRVSDAILALPPLILAIAIVGILGPGLTNAMLALGIVLAPPQFRLARGAAQSVSSETYIEACRSLGCSPWRILWRHVLPNAGSPLLVQISFAAGVIVIAEASLSFLGLGVQAPQSSWGTLLRDAFDHIYDSPYSLAAPTVMVALTILSFSTLGDALRDALEGQGGGRSRSDQEKS; encoded by the coding sequence ATGAAGCTCAAGAGCGCGGAGGCCCCCGCCCTCCGCAAGCCCCGGGCGCCGCGCGGGCGTGTGCTGCGGCACCTGATGACCGACCGGGCCGCGGCCGCCGCCGCGGCCTTCCTCCTGGTGCTCGCGCTCGTCGCGCTGTTCGCGCCGTGGATCGCCACGCACGATCCGGACCGCCAGAACCTGGCGCTGCAGTTGCAGGGACCGTCCGGCGACCACTGGCTGGGCACGGACAACTTCGGCCGGGACCTGTTCAGCCGCCTGGTCTCGTCGACCAGGGTGACGCTGCTCGCCGTGCTGGAGGCCCTGGTGCTGGCGTCGGTCCTGGGGGTCCCGCTCGGCCTGCTCGCGGGATACGCGGGCGGTGCGGTCGACGCCGTGCTGAGCCGGGTCTCGGACGCGATCCTCGCGCTGCCGCCGCTCATCCTGGCGATCGCCATCGTCGGCATCCTCGGCCCGGGACTGACCAACGCCATGCTCGCGCTCGGCATCGTGCTGGCGCCGCCCCAGTTCCGGCTGGCGCGCGGGGCGGCGCAGTCGGTCTCGTCGGAGACCTACATCGAGGCGTGCCGCTCGCTGGGCTGTTCCCCGTGGCGCATCCTCTGGCGGCATGTGCTGCCCAACGCCGGCTCGCCGCTGCTCGTCCAGATCAGCTTCGCGGCGGGCGTCATCGTGATCGCGGAGGCGAGCCTGAGCTTCCTGGGCCTGGGCGTCCAGGCTCCCCAGTCGAGCTGGGGCACGCTGCTGCGCGACGCGTTCGACCACATCTACGACTCGCCGTACTCGCTCGCGGCCCCGACCGTCATGGTCGCGCTGACGATCCTCTCCTTCTCCACCCTCGGCGACGCCCTGCGCGACGCGCTCGAAGGCCAGGGCGGCGGTCGTTCCAGGTCCGACCAGGAAAAATCTTAA
- a CDS encoding ABC transporter permease, which yields MLMLAVRRLVSAVPLLLAISLLVFLLLDLMPGDAAATLAGENASAEQIAELRGRLGLDQPVLLRYWDWLTSAVHGDLGQSLFSSQSVTDTVLERLPVTASLGLAALLLVVVIGLPLGIFAARRPGSAVDRLLSAFASLAMALPPFVVGLVLVLLFAVNLGALPATGYVPLSEGGLGGWLRNLVLPAIAVAAIPVAELARQTRGALVDAQSKDYIRTVRAKGVHERSVLLKHALKNAGVPIATVLGLQVNRLLAGSVTVEFVFAMPGFGALAVNAVIQRDLPMILGVVLTSALIVVVVNILTDLSYGFFNPRLRA from the coding sequence ATGTTGATGCTCGCCGTGCGCCGGCTCGTCAGCGCCGTGCCGCTCCTTCTCGCCATCAGCCTGCTGGTGTTCCTGCTGCTCGACCTGATGCCGGGCGACGCCGCCGCGACCCTCGCGGGGGAGAACGCCTCCGCCGAGCAGATCGCCGAGCTCCGCGGACGGCTCGGCCTCGACCAGCCGGTGCTGCTCCGCTACTGGGACTGGCTCACCTCGGCCGTGCACGGAGACCTCGGCCAGTCGCTCTTCAGCTCCCAGTCGGTCACCGACACCGTGCTGGAGCGGCTCCCGGTCACCGCCTCGCTCGGTCTCGCCGCGCTGCTCCTCGTGGTCGTCATCGGCCTGCCGCTGGGCATCTTCGCGGCCCGCCGCCCGGGCTCCGCCGTCGACCGGCTGCTCAGCGCGTTCGCCTCGCTCGCCATGGCGCTGCCCCCGTTCGTCGTCGGCCTGGTCCTGGTGCTGCTGTTCGCGGTCAACCTCGGCGCGCTGCCCGCGACGGGCTACGTACCGCTGTCCGAGGGCGGCCTGGGCGGCTGGCTGCGCAACCTCGTCCTCCCGGCCATCGCGGTCGCGGCCATCCCGGTCGCGGAACTGGCCCGCCAGACCAGGGGCGCGCTCGTCGATGCCCAGAGCAAGGACTACATCCGCACAGTCCGGGCGAAGGGGGTCCATGAGCGCTCGGTGCTCCTCAAGCACGCCCTGAAGAACGCGGGCGTGCCGATCGCGACGGTGCTGGGCCTCCAGGTCAACCGGCTGCTCGCGGGCAGCGTCACCGTGGAGTTCGTCTTCGCGATGCCGGGATTCGGCGCCCTCGCGGTCAACGCCGTGATCCAGCGGGACCTGCCCATGATCCTCGGCGTGGTGCTGACCAGCGCGCTGATCGTCGTGGTGGTCAACATCCTGACCGACCTGTCCTACGGATTCTTCAACCCCCGACTCAGAGCCTGA
- a CDS encoding ABC transporter ATP-binding protein has protein sequence MSALLQAELLGKRYRVRRGMPGRPARYFDAVKDVSFEIGRGETLGIVGESGAGKSTVGRLVLRLVEADTGAIRYDGQDLRELSGRGMRSMRSHMQMIFQDPFSSLDPRMTVGAAVAEPLRLHKGLKGAELEHRVLDLLQRVGMRADHLDRYPREFSGGQLQRIAIARALATDPEFIVCDEPVAALDVSIQAQVLNLLLDLQAERGLSYLFISHDLSLVRFLAHRVAVMSQGAIVETGTAEEIFAEPAHAYTRKLLSAIPEPRPTRVSRWPGSAGADDAVTHPHLT, from the coding sequence ATGAGCGCCCTTTTGCAGGCCGAACTGCTCGGCAAGAGATACCGGGTCCGAAGAGGAATGCCCGGCCGTCCGGCCCGGTACTTCGACGCGGTCAAGGACGTCTCCTTCGAGATCGGACGCGGGGAGACGCTCGGCATCGTGGGCGAGAGCGGCGCGGGCAAGTCGACGGTCGGGCGGCTGGTGCTCCGGCTGGTCGAGGCCGACACCGGGGCGATCCGCTACGACGGGCAGGACCTGCGCGAGCTGTCCGGGCGCGGCATGCGCTCGATGCGCAGCCACATGCAGATGATCTTCCAGGACCCGTTCAGCTCGCTCGACCCGCGGATGACGGTCGGCGCGGCCGTCGCCGAGCCGCTCCGCCTGCACAAGGGGCTCAAGGGCGCCGAGCTGGAACACCGCGTCCTCGACCTGCTCCAGAGGGTCGGCATGCGCGCGGACCACCTGGACCGCTACCCGCGGGAGTTCTCCGGCGGCCAGTTGCAGCGCATCGCGATAGCGCGCGCGCTGGCCACGGACCCGGAGTTCATCGTCTGCGACGAGCCGGTCGCCGCGCTGGACGTCTCGATCCAGGCGCAGGTGCTGAACCTGCTGCTCGACCTCCAGGCCGAGCGCGGCCTGAGCTATCTGTTCATCTCGCACGACCTCTCGCTCGTCCGCTTCCTCGCGCACCGCGTCGCGGTGATGTCGCAGGGCGCGATCGTCGAGACGGGGACGGCCGAGGAGATCTTCGCCGAACCCGCGCACGCCTACACCCGCAAACTGCTGTCGGCCATCCCCGAGCCGCGACCGACGCGGGTGTCCCGCTGGCCCGGGTCCGCGGGCGCCGACGATGCCGTGACCCACCCCCACCTCACCTGA
- a CDS encoding ABC transporter ATP-binding protein, whose protein sequence is MPIAESGPSAKAPPVLEVSGLNVEFATPDGPIRVVEDVDLTIPRGTTVGLVGESGSGKTVTSLAVMGLLPKETARVTGSIRLSGRELVGMGARELSDIRGARMAMVFQEPRRSLDPAFTVGDQIAEVLRRHERPGRRAAGEKAVALLDRVGIADAGRRARAYPHEFSGGMCQRVMLAIALACKPELLIADEPTTALDVTVQKDMLDLMNELQAELDVSILFITHDLGVVAQMCDWVNVMYAGQVVESTPMERLFRRPGHPYTEGLLAAVPETTPKNGRLRAIPGIVPAPADWPVGCRFAPRCGHVHAEPCESGPVTLTPDERGRSVRCVRGDEITLKGIEE, encoded by the coding sequence ATGCCGATTGCGGAATCGGGACCGTCGGCCAAGGCGCCACCGGTCCTCGAGGTCAGCGGGCTGAACGTGGAGTTCGCGACGCCCGACGGGCCGATCCGGGTGGTGGAGGACGTCGACCTGACGATCCCCCGGGGAACCACGGTCGGCCTCGTCGGCGAGTCGGGCTCGGGGAAGACGGTGACCTCCCTTGCCGTGATGGGGCTGCTCCCGAAGGAGACGGCCAGGGTCACCGGGTCGATCCGGCTGTCCGGGCGGGAGCTCGTCGGCATGGGCGCCCGGGAGCTCTCCGACATCCGCGGGGCGCGGATGGCGATGGTCTTCCAGGAGCCGCGCCGCAGCCTGGACCCGGCCTTCACCGTGGGAGACCAGATCGCCGAGGTGCTGCGCCGGCATGAGCGCCCCGGCCGCAGGGCCGCCGGCGAGAAGGCCGTCGCCCTCCTCGACCGGGTCGGGATCGCCGACGCCGGGCGCAGGGCCCGCGCCTATCCGCACGAGTTCAGCGGCGGCATGTGCCAGCGGGTCATGCTCGCGATCGCACTGGCCTGCAAGCCGGAACTGCTGATCGCGGACGAGCCGACCACGGCCCTGGACGTCACGGTGCAGAAGGACATGCTCGACCTGATGAACGAACTCCAGGCCGAGCTCGACGTCTCGATCCTGTTCATCACGCACGACCTGGGCGTGGTCGCCCAGATGTGCGACTGGGTCAACGTCATGTACGCCGGGCAGGTCGTCGAGTCGACCCCGATGGAGCGCCTCTTCCGGCGTCCCGGGCACCCGTACACCGAGGGCCTGCTCGCCGCGGTCCCGGAGACGACGCCCAAGAACGGGCGGCTGCGCGCCATCCCCGGCATCGTGCCCGCCCCGGCCGACTGGCCCGTCGGCTGCCGGTTCGCCCCCCGCTGCGGCCACGTGCACGCCGAGCCGTGCGAAAGCGGCCCCGTCACCCTGACGCCCGACGAGCGGGGCCGCTCGGTGCGCTGCGTGCGCGGCGACGAGATCACCCTGAAGGGAATCGAGGAATGA
- a CDS encoding CaiB/BaiF CoA transferase family protein: protein MLQPMTGVRVLEVAQFTFVPSAGAVLADWGADVIKVEHAERGDGQRGLTQVLGLDAIVEGSRFSPIVEAPNRGKRSVGLALEKPEALEILHELIRQSDVFLTNFLPDARAKLGIELEDVRKVNPDIIYVRGSGFGQRGPEAGKGGYDATAFWARGGSGAGSTPADADRLVAMPAGGYGDNLGGMTIAGGVAAALFARATTGETSVIDVSLLGVGAWATQFTANLALMAGGPPPRPPVPRHGSARNPLVGSYRTSDDRWFIFSMLQPGRYWAEFCEIAGRPELVADERFDTVEKLMAGAPQAAEIIAEIVRGKTYDEWLALFEGMEGQWATVQDPWGVANDVSLRANGMIRSVRDVDGVERELISNPVQFDETPVELRRGPQFAEHTDDIIRGLGRTEEELIQLKIAGAIT from the coding sequence ATGCTGCAACCCATGACCGGGGTGCGGGTGCTCGAAGTCGCCCAGTTCACCTTCGTTCCATCGGCCGGCGCCGTGCTCGCCGACTGGGGCGCCGACGTCATCAAGGTCGAGCACGCGGAGCGCGGCGACGGCCAGCGCGGCCTGACCCAGGTGCTCGGCCTGGACGCGATCGTCGAGGGGAGCAGGTTCTCGCCCATCGTGGAGGCCCCGAACCGGGGAAAGCGCAGCGTCGGCCTGGCCCTGGAGAAGCCCGAGGCGCTGGAGATCCTGCACGAGCTGATCCGGCAGAGCGACGTCTTCCTGACCAACTTCCTGCCCGACGCCCGCGCGAAGCTGGGCATCGAGCTGGAGGACGTCCGGAAGGTCAATCCCGACATCATCTATGTGCGCGGCTCCGGCTTCGGGCAGCGCGGACCCGAGGCGGGCAAGGGCGGATACGACGCCACCGCCTTCTGGGCCCGGGGAGGCAGCGGGGCCGGATCCACGCCGGCCGACGCGGACCGCCTCGTCGCGATGCCGGCCGGAGGCTACGGTGACAACCTCGGCGGCATGACGATCGCGGGAGGCGTCGCGGCGGCCCTGTTCGCCCGCGCGACGACCGGGGAGACCTCGGTCATCGACGTGTCGCTGCTCGGCGTGGGGGCGTGGGCGACCCAGTTCACCGCGAACCTCGCCCTGATGGCCGGCGGCCCGCCGCCGCGACCGCCGGTGCCCCGGCACGGGTCGGCCCGCAATCCGCTGGTCGGCTCCTACCGGACCTCCGACGACCGGTGGTTCATCTTCTCCATGCTCCAGCCGGGCCGGTACTGGGCGGAGTTCTGCGAGATCGCGGGGCGTCCGGAGCTCGTCGCCGACGAGCGGTTCGACACGGTCGAGAAGCTGATGGCGGGCGCCCCGCAGGCGGCCGAGATCATCGCGGAGATCGTGCGCGGGAAGACCTACGACGAGTGGCTGGCGCTGTTCGAGGGCATGGAGGGCCAGTGGGCCACGGTCCAGGACCCGTGGGGGGTCGCCAACGACGTGTCCCTGCGGGCGAACGGCATGATCCGCAGTGTGCGGGACGTCGACGGCGTGGAGCGCGAGCTCATCTCGAACCCGGTCCAGTTCGATGAGACGCCCGTCGAGCTGCGGCGCGGTCCGCAGTTCGCCGAGCACACCGACGACATCATCCGCGGTCTCGGCCGGACCGAGGAGGAGCTGATCCAGCTCAAGATCGCCGGCGCCATCACCTGA
- a CDS encoding thiolase C-terminal domain-containing protein, whose amino-acid sequence MSEPTVRPVRPEPQPTLASAEFWAAGRDGVLHITRCADCSAYTHPPLPRCRVCRSPHVALAPVSGRGVVAGFTVNHQQWLADFPPPYVVAIVALEEDEGARLTTNIVGCEVEDVHVGMAVRVLFEKVGEVHLPLFEPDPDRRGETLRVPEPRDVSAALRPMASPVKFEDRVALTGVGQSKVGRRLMVDPVSLTVDACLAAVADAGLELKDIDGLSTYPGRTGAPGMSEGGIPPVVEALQLTPTWINGVGDTPGQAGAIIAAMLAVASGLCRHVLCFRTVWESSHTALVRSGAWDAPPARATGMMEERAPFGAMSAAGWIAMQTSHYFHRYGGDRSMLGWVAVTERDGAARNPEAVYRDPLTLDDYFAARMVSTPFGLYDCDVPVDGAVAVIVSAAETLADRPRPGVLVEAVGTQIMERLSWDQDTLTHEPQTFGPAKHLWSRTSLRPDDVDLALLYDGFTFNAVSWLEALGFCEPGGARDFIDEGRGIALGGRLPLNPHGGQLSAGRLHGFGFVREAMLQLRGDAGERQVQDAGTAVVTTGGGAPGSAILLRRA is encoded by the coding sequence GTGTCTGAGCCGACCGTGCGGCCCGTCCGCCCGGAGCCCCAGCCCACGCTCGCCAGCGCGGAGTTCTGGGCCGCGGGCCGGGACGGCGTCCTGCACATCACCCGCTGCGCCGACTGCTCGGCGTACACGCATCCGCCGCTGCCGCGGTGCCGGGTCTGCCGGAGCCCGCACGTGGCGCTCGCCCCGGTCTCCGGCCGCGGTGTCGTCGCGGGCTTCACCGTGAACCACCAGCAGTGGCTGGCCGACTTCCCGCCTCCGTACGTCGTCGCCATCGTGGCGCTGGAGGAGGACGAGGGGGCCCGGCTCACCACGAACATCGTGGGCTGCGAGGTCGAGGACGTCCACGTGGGCATGGCGGTGCGGGTGCTGTTCGAGAAGGTGGGCGAAGTTCACCTCCCGCTCTTCGAGCCCGATCCCGACCGCCGCGGCGAGACGCTCCGCGTACCGGAGCCGCGCGACGTGTCCGCCGCGCTGCGGCCGATGGCGTCACCGGTGAAGTTCGAGGACAGGGTCGCGCTCACCGGCGTCGGGCAGTCGAAGGTCGGCCGGCGGCTCATGGTCGACCCGGTGTCCCTCACCGTCGACGCCTGCCTGGCCGCCGTGGCCGACGCGGGGCTGGAGCTGAAGGACATCGACGGGCTCTCCACCTATCCCGGCCGCACCGGGGCGCCGGGCATGTCGGAAGGCGGGATCCCGCCGGTCGTCGAGGCGCTCCAGCTCACCCCGACCTGGATCAACGGTGTCGGGGACACCCCGGGCCAGGCGGGCGCGATCATCGCCGCGATGCTCGCGGTGGCGTCCGGACTGTGCCGCCATGTGCTCTGCTTCCGGACGGTCTGGGAGTCCTCGCACACGGCGCTGGTCAGGTCCGGGGCCTGGGACGCGCCGCCGGCCCGCGCGACCGGGATGATGGAGGAGCGGGCGCCGTTCGGCGCCATGTCCGCCGCCGGGTGGATCGCGATGCAGACCTCGCACTACTTCCACAGGTACGGCGGCGACCGGTCCATGCTGGGCTGGGTGGCGGTGACCGAACGGGACGGCGCCGCGCGCAATCCCGAGGCCGTCTACCGCGACCCCCTCACCCTCGACGACTACTTCGCCGCCCGGATGGTCTCGACCCCCTTCGGCCTCTACGACTGCGACGTGCCGGTCGACGGCGCCGTGGCGGTCATCGTCTCGGCGGCCGAGACCCTGGCGGACCGGCCCCGGCCGGGCGTCCTGGTCGAGGCGGTCGGCACCCAGATCATGGAGCGGCTGAGCTGGGACCAGGACACCCTCACCCACGAGCCGCAGACCTTCGGGCCGGCGAAGCACCTGTGGAGCCGGACGTCGCTGCGGCCCGACGACGTCGATCTCGCGCTCCTCTACGACGGGTTCACCTTCAACGCGGTGTCCTGGCTGGAGGCGCTCGGCTTCTGCGAGCCGGGCGGCGCGCGGGACTTCATCGACGAGGGGCGCGGGATCGCGCTCGGCGGCCGGCTGCCGCTGAACCCCCATGGCGGCCAGCTGTCCGCCGGCCGGCTGCACGGATTCGGATTCGTGCGGGAGGCGATGCTCCAGCTGCGCGGGGACGCGGGGGAGCGCCAGGTACAGGACGCCGGGACCGCGGTCGTCACGACCGGCGGCGGCGCACCGGGGAGCGCGATCCTGCTCAGGCGCGCGTGA
- a CDS encoding amidohydrolase family protein translates to MPLQDHMQIISVDDHLIEHPRVFTDRLPRKFLDQGPRIVEDDKGSHVWHMEDNVFPYIGLNAVAGKEPKDYGLEPLRFDDMIPGCYDPVERVKDMDLDGVQAACCFPSFPGFGGRVFHRAKDRDLALACVRAWNDFSIEEWCASAPERYVPLALIPMWDIDLVVAEVRRVAAMGARTISFPDSPVPLGLPSFHSDYWGPLWDLCEDTGIAVSLHFGSGSFVPGFSASASALAPNAGGSAYQSVSVRYNTEPGEAPKDEAPTAVSFVLYSTNLMWSTADLALSGQLQKHPRLKFMLSEGGIGWLPYIAERADAVWERHRYYQPIDFDTRPSELIKKHFWGCYITDEFGIKNRHEIGVDRICVEVDYPHSDSLWPNSRKVIAESLADVPDDEAHRIVELNAREVLNFPRV, encoded by the coding sequence ATGCCTCTCCAGGATCACATGCAGATCATTTCGGTCGACGACCACCTCATCGAGCATCCCCGGGTGTTCACCGACCGGCTCCCGCGCAAGTTCCTCGACCAGGGGCCCCGGATCGTCGAGGACGACAAGGGCAGCCATGTGTGGCACATGGAGGACAACGTCTTCCCCTATATCGGGTTGAACGCCGTCGCCGGCAAGGAGCCGAAGGACTACGGCCTTGAGCCGCTGCGCTTCGACGACATGATCCCCGGGTGCTACGACCCGGTGGAGCGCGTCAAGGACATGGACCTCGACGGCGTCCAGGCCGCCTGTTGCTTCCCCTCCTTTCCCGGTTTCGGCGGGCGGGTGTTCCATCGCGCGAAGGACCGGGACCTGGCTTTGGCCTGCGTGCGGGCATGGAACGACTTCAGCATCGAGGAGTGGTGCGCGTCGGCCCCGGAGCGCTACGTGCCGCTCGCGCTGATCCCGATGTGGGACATCGACCTCGTGGTCGCCGAGGTGCGCCGGGTCGCCGCGATGGGCGCCCGCACCATCTCCTTCCCCGACAGCCCGGTGCCGCTCGGCCTGCCCTCTTTCCACTCCGACTACTGGGGCCCGCTGTGGGACCTGTGCGAGGACACCGGCATCGCCGTCAGCCTGCACTTCGGATCGGGCAGTTTCGTCCCCGGGTTCTCGGCGTCGGCGTCCGCGCTCGCGCCGAACGCGGGCGGATCGGCCTACCAGTCGGTCTCCGTGCGCTACAACACCGAGCCGGGCGAGGCCCCGAAGGACGAGGCGCCCACCGCGGTCTCCTTCGTGCTCTACTCGACGAACCTCATGTGGTCGACGGCGGACCTGGCGCTGTCCGGCCAGTTGCAGAAGCACCCCCGCCTGAAGTTCATGCTCTCCGAGGGCGGGATCGGCTGGCTCCCCTACATCGCCGAGCGCGCCGACGCCGTGTGGGAGCGCCACCGCTACTACCAGCCCATCGACTTCGACACCCGCCCGAGCGAACTGATCAAGAAGCACTTCTGGGGCTGCTACATCACCGACGAGTTCGGCATCAAGAACCGGCACGAGATCGGGGTCGACCGGATCTGCGTCGAGGTCGACTACCCGCACTCCGACTCGCTGTGGCCCAACAGCCGCAAGGTGATCGCCGAGTCGCTGGCCGACGTGCCGGACGACGAGGCGCACCGGATCGTCGAGCTGAACGCCCGTGAAGTCCTCAACTTCCCCCGTGTCTGA
- a CDS encoding pyridoxamine 5'-phosphate oxidase family protein, with protein MTTPKTQRRGRAIAMSPEEVDAFLAAERTCRVATTGGDGRPHVSPLWFVWDGTSLWLNSIVKSQRWTDLAKDPRVAVVIDAGVEFGELRGVELSGRVEQVGEVPRTGEPDAGLDVPELLFARKYLGQDEFLVDGRHAWLRLTPEKLASWDFRKIQAR; from the coding sequence ATGACCACCCCCAAGACCCAGCGGCGCGGCCGTGCCATCGCCATGTCGCCCGAAGAGGTCGACGCCTTCCTCGCCGCCGAACGCACCTGCCGGGTCGCCACCACGGGCGGCGACGGCCGGCCGCACGTGTCGCCGCTGTGGTTCGTGTGGGACGGCACCTCGCTCTGGCTGAACTCGATCGTCAAGAGCCAGCGCTGGACCGACCTGGCGAAGGATCCGCGGGTCGCGGTCGTCATCGACGCGGGCGTGGAGTTCGGTGAGCTGCGCGGCGTCGAGCTCTCCGGCCGCGTCGAGCAGGTGGGCGAGGTGCCGCGCACGGGCGAGCCCGACGCCGGGCTCGACGTGCCCGAACTGCTCTTCGCCCGCAAGTACCTCGGCCAGGACGAGTTCCTCGTCGACGGGCGGCACGCGTGGCTGCGCCTCACCCCCGAGAAGCTCGCCAGCTGGGACTTCCGCAAGATCCAGGCGCGCTGA
- a CDS encoding SDR family NAD(P)-dependent oxidoreductase, protein MRLESVSALVTGGSSGLGLATVRRLLAAGASVCIADLNPPSDADLAGLGERVLFGKTDIADPESLTRTLDAAESAHGPLRAAVHCAGRGGDRVRILDRDGEPGALDTFTEVVRVNLIGTYNVLRLAAARIARSEPVDGERGAIVLTASVAAFDGQIGQTSYTASKAGVHGMTLVAARDLASRQIRVNTIAPGVFDTPMLARLRPDIREALEKTVPHPSRLGAPDDYAHMALSLLENPYVNGETIRLDGSIRMAPR, encoded by the coding sequence ATGCGACTCGAATCCGTCTCGGCCCTCGTCACCGGAGGCTCGTCCGGCCTCGGCCTGGCCACGGTCCGCAGGCTGCTCGCCGCCGGCGCCTCGGTGTGCATCGCCGACCTGAACCCGCCCTCGGACGCCGACCTCGCCGGACTCGGCGAACGCGTCCTGTTCGGCAAGACCGACATCGCGGACCCCGAGTCCCTGACCCGCACGCTGGACGCCGCGGAGTCCGCGCACGGCCCCCTCCGCGCGGCGGTCCACTGCGCGGGCCGGGGCGGCGACCGGGTCCGCATCCTGGACCGCGACGGCGAACCCGGCGCGCTCGACACCTTCACCGAGGTCGTCCGCGTCAACCTGATCGGCACCTACAACGTCCTGCGGCTCGCCGCGGCGCGGATCGCCCGGTCGGAGCCGGTGGACGGCGAGCGCGGCGCGATCGTGCTCACCGCGTCGGTCGCCGCCTTCGACGGCCAGATCGGCCAGACGTCCTACACCGCCTCCAAGGCGGGCGTCCACGGGATGACCCTCGTGGCGGCACGCGATCTGGCGAGCCGCCAGATCCGGGTCAACACGATCGCTCCCGGCGTGTTCGACACCCCGATGCTGGCCCGGCTGCGGCCCGACATCCGGGAGGCGCTGGAGAAGACGGTGCCGCATCCCAGCCGGCTGGGCGCCCCCGACGACTACGCGCACATGGCGCTGAGCCTGCTGGAGAACCCGTACGTGAACGGCGAGACGATCCGGCTCGACGGCTCGATCCGGATGGCGCCGAGGTAG
- a CDS encoding thiolase family protein, with protein MRDAVIVDAVRTPIGRRNGALKGVHPVDLASEVLKALVRRNDLDPEQIEDVIWGCVTQIGDQSTNVARLAVLAAGWPEGIPGVTLDRACGSSQQAVHFAAASVIAGHNDMVVAGGVESMSRVPIGSARNTGEPFGPRVRERYQRDAFSQGLGAEEIARRWNLSRTELDAFALDSHHRSAAATDAGAFTGQLVPITGPDGVLTYDEGVRRDTSLDRLAGLKPAFLDDGVIHAGNSSQISDGSAALLITTSERAAELGLRPLARFHSGAVAGDDPVTMLTAPIPATAKVLKRAGLGIDDIGVFEVNEAFASVPLAWEIETGAEHERINPLGGAIGVGHPLGASGAILMTRMIHHMRDNGLRYGLQTMCEAGGMANATILELL; from the coding sequence ATGCGCGACGCGGTGATCGTGGACGCGGTGCGGACGCCGATCGGGCGCCGCAACGGTGCACTGAAGGGCGTCCACCCGGTCGACCTGGCGTCGGAGGTGCTGAAGGCACTGGTACGCCGCAACGACCTGGACCCCGAGCAGATCGAGGACGTGATCTGGGGGTGCGTCACCCAGATCGGCGACCAGTCGACCAACGTGGCGAGGCTCGCCGTGCTCGCCGCCGGATGGCCCGAGGGCATCCCCGGCGTCACGCTGGACCGCGCCTGCGGATCCAGCCAGCAGGCGGTCCACTTCGCCGCGGCCAGTGTGATCGCCGGCCACAACGACATGGTCGTCGCGGGCGGGGTCGAGTCGATGAGCCGGGTGCCTATCGGCTCGGCGCGCAACACCGGTGAGCCCTTCGGCCCCCGCGTCCGGGAGCGGTACCAGCGGGACGCCTTCAGTCAGGGCCTCGGCGCGGAGGAGATCGCCCGCCGCTGGAACCTGTCCCGCACCGAACTCGACGCGTTCGCGCTGGACTCGCACCACCGTTCGGCGGCGGCCACCGACGCCGGCGCCTTCACCGGCCAGCTGGTCCCCATCACGGGCCCGGACGGTGTGCTGACCTATGACGAGGGCGTCCGCCGCGACACGTCGCTGGACCGGCTCGCGGGGCTCAAGCCCGCCTTCCTCGACGACGGCGTCATCCACGCGGGCAACAGCTCCCAGATCTCCGACGGCAGCGCCGCGCTGCTGATCACCACGAGCGAGCGGGCCGCCGAGCTGGGCCTGCGCCCGCTGGCGCGGTTCCACTCCGGCGCCGTCGCGGGCGACGACCCCGTCACGATGCTGACCGCGCCGATCCCGGCGACCGCCAAGGTGCTCAAGCGCGCGGGCCTGGGCATCGACGACATCGGCGTGTTCGAGGTCAACGAGGCCTTCGCGAGCGTGCCGCTGGCCTGGGAGATCGAGACCGGGGCCGAGCACGAGCGGATCAACCCGCTCGGCGGGGCGATCGGGGTCGGCCATCCCCTGGGCGCGTCGGGAGCGATCCTCATGACCCGGATGATCCACCACATGCGCGACAACGGCCTCCGCTACGGCCTGCAGACGATGTGCGAGGCGGGCGGCATGGCGAACGCCACGATCCTCGAACTGCTCTGA